The Bacillota bacterium genomic sequence GCTGCGGTGCAGGGGGGAGCTTCATCTTCAGCTATGCCAGGCACCCGGAAAAGAGGCAGAAAATCGCTGCCCCAGGTGCAGGGGACGAGATCAGGGTTTTGCTTTTGAACCCCCTTTCTACCAGGCAGAAAAGGTTTCTAGAGGCGGTGGATTATGAGCCGTTGCTAAGCAAGAACGACCGCGCTTTCAAAAAATGGAAATAAATTCTAGCATTGAGGGAGGTTTGAGTTTTGATGTTCAGGCAGCAAAAAAAGTTCTTTCTGGCCTGCATCCTGGTCTCATCCCTGGTTTTACTGGCGGGCTGTAGTAAGGGAAAAACGGAAACGGCAACCGGTGCCGTTGAACTCAGGTATGCCACGGGGTTCAAAATCGAGCACCTGGCTGGGGGCTGTAAACAGGTCACCGACGGGGAAGGGAGGAAGCTGCTCCTGGTCCCGCGGGGCCAGCGGCCGCCGTCAGGATACGGGAGTCTACCCGTGGTTTACACGCCGGTCGAGCGGGTGGTAGTCGGCTCCACTACCCAGGCCGCCCTCTTGAGGCCGCTTGGGGAACTGGGAAGCATCACCGGTGTGACCACGGAAAAAGAGCACTGGTATCTCGAAGCGGTCAAAGAGGGGCTGGAGCAGGGCAGGATTCAACTGGTTGGCAGCGGTATGGGGCCCCTGGATTACGACCGGGTTGTGGCTTTGAGGCCGGATCTCGTCCTCATCTACACGGGAACCCCCGGCTCTCCTGAGACGCTCCGGAAACTGGAGGAGCTGAAGGTTCCCGTGGCGGTGGAGAACAGCCACCTGGAGCAGCACCCCCTGGGGAGAATGGAGTGGGTGAAGTTTCTCGCAGCCTTTTACGGAAAGGAGGAGGCGGCGGCAGAGTTTTTCGAAGCTGCAGCGAAGAGGACTGAAGAAATCACCGGAGAAGCCGTAAAGGCGAGAGCGAAGCCCAAGGTCCTCTGGGGAAGCATCTACCAGGGAAAGGTATACGTGCCGGCCGGGGCTTCGTATGCCGCCAGGATGATTGAAATGGCCGGCGGCGACTACCTCTTTAAGGACCTTGCGGGAGCGGGAAGCAGCACGGTGACGCTGGAAGAGTTCTACGCCCGGGGGAAAAGTGCGGATGTTTACATTTCCTCCACAATGCCCAACTACGGAATCACCTCCATCGCAAAGATCGTTGAGCAGGCAAAGGTTCTGGCAGACCTGCCGCCGGTGAAGGAAGGAAAGGTCTGGTGCTTCCAGCCCTGGTACTACCAGGCGCAGGATAAAACCGATGAAATGATCGCGGATCTTGCCGCCATTTTTCATCCCGAACTCTTTCCGGAAGTGAAAATTAAACATCATTTACAACTTCCTACAAGTTCGTAGGACATAAAAATCTGCCGGGCCTGGCTTTTCACAAGTCAGGCTCCCGCATGGGCATGAGGTGAATTCCGGTGGACGCTACCCAGCGCCGGACAGCGCGGTTGTCTTTGAAGATTTTCCTGTTTCTTCTGTTCGGGTGCCTGCTGCTCCTCTTCTTTATCTTGAACATTGCTCTTGGTTCGGTTCACATCCCCCTGGGGGAGGTCTGCAAAGCCCTGCTCCACCGGGAGGTGGACCAGGTCTACCAGAGCGTGGTTTGGGAGATCCGCTTCCCCCGCGCCCTTGCCGCCGTGTTCGGGGGAGCGGCCCTGGCCACCAGCGGGCTGCTTTTGCAAATCTTTTTTCGTAATCCCATCGTTGACCCTTACGTCTTAGGAGTCTCTTCTGGCGCCACCCTGGTGGTCGCCCTCCTGATGCTTACAGGATTGGCCCTGGGAGCAGGCGCGGCCCCGCCCTTTTTACTGAGCACCGCTGCCCTTGCCGGCGCTGCGGGGGTGGTGGGCCTGGTAGTGACCGTTGCGAGCCGGGTAAAAAATGTTGTTACCCTGCTGGTAATCGGTTTGATGTTCGGCTACCTGTGCAGCGCCGGAAGCAGCGTCCTGCTCGCCTTTGCCGAGAAGGAAAAGGTGCACGGCTTCGTCCTCTGGACCCTGGGCAGCTTTTCCGGCTTTTGCTGGGACGAAACGGCAGTCCTGGTGATGGGTGGTGTCCTTTTGCTGGGGGGATCTTATTTTCTCTGCAAACCGCTCAATGCGCTGCTCCTGGGAGAAGATTATGCCCAGAGCATGGGGGTGAACATCAAAATGCTCCGGATTTTAATCGTTATCTTTTCCAGCGGCCTTGCCGCGCTGGTGACGGCTTTTGCGGGGCCCGTTGCTTTCATCGGTCTTGCAGGCCCCCACCTCGCCCGGCTCACTCTGGGAACTTCTGACAATAAGCTCCTGATTCCGGCGACGGTTCTGCTGGGAGGGCTGGTCGCCACCATGTGCGACCTGGCGGCCCGTCTCGTCTTTTCACCCGTGGAGCTGCCGGTCAGTGCCGTTACCTCTATATTTGGGGCGCCCCTTGTGGTCGGCCTGCTCCTGCGAAGGAGGACCAGCCTGTGAACGTGGTAATAAAAACCTCGAAGCTGGCTGTAGGCTACGGCAGCAGGATGGTTGTCGAAGGGATTAACCTGAAGGCCTTAAAAGGACAATTGATCTGTCTTTTGGGCCCCAACGGTTCCGGGAAATCCACCATCTTGCGCTGCCTGGCCGGGCTGCTGGCTCCCTTAGAAGGCGCGGTTTACCTTAAGGGTCAGTCTTTATCCTGCCTGGAGTCAAAGAGCCTCGCCAAAACCCTGGCTGTAGTCTTAACAGAGCGCCCTTCCCCGGGTCTGGTAACCGTCTTCGATCTCGCGGCGATGGGGAGGTATCCCTACACCAACTTTTTCGGGCACTTTTCCGGGGAAGACAAGGAGAAGACCTGGGAGGCTCTGCGCCTTGTCAATGCCCATGATCTGGCAGAGAGGTACTTCGGCGAACTGAGCGATGGGGAGAAGCAAAAGGTGCTCCTGGCCCGGGCGCTGGTCCAGGACCCGGAAGTGATTGTCCTCGACGAGCCTACCACCCATCTGGACGTGAAGCACCGCCTGGAGGTAATGGCCATTTTGCGGCAGCTCACCAGGGAAAAGGGGATCACCGTGCTCCTCTCCCTGCACGAAATCGACCTCGCCCTGAAGTACTGCGAAATGGCGCTCCTTGTGAAGGAGGGGAGAATCCTGGCCTGGGGGCCGCCGGAAGAGGTCCTGAGCGACGAGGTGGTGGCCCGGCTTTACGATATGGAGTCTGCCCGGTTCAGCCACTGCCTGGGCGGCATCGAACTTAAGAACGGCGGCGGGGCGGCGGTTTACGTCCTGGCTGGCGCCGGGAGCGGCGCCTCCCTCTACCGCCTGCTGAACAAACATGGTTTCAGCGTGGTGACGGGCGTGATTCACGAGAACGACATCGACTGCCACGTGGCCAGGGCCCTGGGGGCCACCGTTCTCGGCGAAATGCCCTTTGAAGAAATCAGCGCGAGCTCTTTGGAGCAGGCGGTTTATTTCGGCCGGCAGGCTGCCTCCGTGATCGATGCCGGCTACCCGGTGGGGTCCCTGAACAGGCGCAACGTGGAGCTGGCAAGGAAGCTTCTGGCCCAGGGTAAGGTAATTTACTGCCTGCGTAGCAGGGAGGAGGCGGAGATGCTCTACGGGGCCGGTGCGGCGCGGCTGGTTTTCTGTCCCACTCCCGTTGCGCTGGTGGAAATGCTGAACAGGCGGGAAGCAAATGAGTGAAAGAGGTGGAAAAAGGATGTTAATTCACGAAATGAGGAGCGGGGAGAAGGTTTTCCTGAGGGACGGCACAATCATCGTCCGGTTTCCGGGCCCGCGCCGGGTGGTGAGCACTGCGAGGATCAACGGGGGTTACCGGGAGGACCTGGAGGCGGTTTTCAACTACCACATACCTGCTGACTGCAAAGCCGAGGAGCTTCCGGGAGGGAGCGCCGAAGGGTACCTAGGATACCTCACGGAGAAGCTTGGTCTTCCCCGGGATCGTACGGCCGGCCTGCTCACCGCCGCCCGCATGGAGAACGCCGCCATTAGGGCTTTAAGTTTCCGGGAGCTGGAAGTGACGGCGATCGTGACCGCCGGGGTAGATGTCAACGGGGGGCGCGCCGGAGACCCCGCCCGGCACTATGAGCTGGACGGGAGGTGGACCTACCTCGGGGGAACGATCAACATCTTGCTTTTTGTTGACGGTAACCTCCCGCCCCACACCCTGGTACGCGCCCTCGTTACGGCCACAGAGGCAAAGGCTGCTGCCCTGCAGGAGCTGATGGCACCGAGCCGCTACTCCCGGGGGATCGCTACCGGCTCTGGCACCGACCAGATTATTGCCGTGTCCAACGCGGAGTCTCCCCACCTTTTTACCTGCGCGGGCAAGCACTCCAAGCTGGGCGAGTTGATCGGAAAAGTGGTAAAAGAGGCTACCAGAGAGGCCCTGGAGAAGGAAACCGGGCTGAGCCCCAAGCGCCAGCGCAATTTCCTGGCCCGCCTGGAGCGGTACGGGATCGGGCCCGAAGACTTCTGGCGAGAGGCTCAGGAAACCGGGCTTGCTTTTGAGAAGGACCGGTATTTCGAACAGCTCCACCAGCTGGCCGGTGACGCAAGGCTGGTGGCCCTTGTCGCCTCCCTCCTGCACCTCCTTGACGAGCATGAGTGGGGGCTTCTCCCGGCGGGGGTTGTTATCGAGGAAGGGGGAAAGTACCTGCGGTCCTCTCTTCCCTGGGCTTTCCCCAGCGGCCAGGAAAAGGACCCGGTAGCTTTTCTGCTCGCGGCCTTCGTTTCCGGCGTAAACAAGCTGATCAAAAACTCCGGCGCGGCCGCGCCGGAGTAGAGAGGGGCCGCCTTTTGCGGCGGCCCCGAGCTTAGCGGCTGTGCTCATGGTCACCCGGGCAGCGCGACTCTGGGGAGTCAGGCTTCTGCTTTCACGTAACGCCCCCACTTCCAGTCGCGGACCACGAGAGGCTCCGCCTCGGGCCTCTGGACCTCGCCTCCCACAACCTCTCCGATGAAGATCGCGTGGTCACCGGCAGGGTGGGTGGCCGCTACCCGGCACTCGAGGTTGGCGAGGCAGTCCGCGAGGAGCGGGACCTTGACAGCTTTTCCCGGGAGGGTTTTTAGACCCAGGGCCTTTACCTTGTCCACGTCCCTTCCGGAGCGGCTGCCGCAGAACTGAGCGATCTCCGCCTGGTCGGCGGCAAGGATGCTGACAACGAATTCCCCGGAGGCGGAGACGAGTTCGTAGGTGAAGCGCTCCGGGGCGATCGAAACCATCACTAGCAGAGGCTTGAAGGAAACCTGGCTCACCCAGGAGGCTGTCATGAGGTTGTGGCGGCCTTCGTGACAGCTCCCGATCAGAGTCGCGGGCCAGGGAAGCTGGCGCAGGGCTGTTTTCACATTCCTGACCTCCTTGACATTTTTTCTTTTAATTTACCACATCCAACCTTTACCTCCAAGAACCAGTTTGCCTTGAGGCCTGCAATAACTTAAGGGGAACCGCGCAGCGTCTGCGGCGATAAATGCACCCTGCGGCTGGTGTCTTTCGTTTTTGATTTTCATTTGACCTGTTAAAGGGGGTAGCGCTCTTGAGTCTGAAGGTTTTATTTTGCACTGCCATCGAAGGGGAACTGGTTACCTTAAGCAGAGCCGTAAGGTCCCTGATCTCTGAACACGGCCCCATGGTCGAGGTCATCGCCCGCTCGAGGCGAGAAATCCAAAGCGCCGAAAAAATCGAGGAACTCCTCGAGATCGTCCCCCGGTGCCACCTGATTCTGCTCCACCTGATGGGCGGCCCCGATTCCCTGCCTGGCTTCAATCTGCTCACAGGAGTGGCCCGGGAGAAAAACATTTCTCTGGCTGTATTGCCTTCAACAGGGGATAATGTTTCCGAATTGTTGGCCCTGAGTTCGCTTCCAGCCGAAGAATACCGCCTCGTGTGCTCATACGTCAGCTACGGCGGTGAAGCCAACTTCAGAAACCTCCTCCTGTGGGCGGCCAACCGCTTCCTCAGCAAAGCCCCCCCGGTGGAGGAGCCAAAACCCCTGCCCTGGGAAGGCCTCTACCACCCCGACTTCCGGGAGGAGAGCGCTCTTGCGGCGCACCTGGAAGAAAAGATCAAAGAAAAGAAGAGACCTGTAATCGGGATCCTTTTCTACCAGAGCTACTGGGTGGCGGGAAACACGAGCTTCGTTGACGAGCTAATCCGGGAAATCGAAGACCAGGGAGGAATAGCCCTGCCAGTTTTCCTCTACGCCACGCGAAACGACGAACTCGGATGCCGGGGGATCGAGTGGGCGCTCGCAAATTATTTCACCAGAGACGGCCAGCCCTTAGTTGACGCCGTGGTGACCACCCTAATGTTCTCACAAACAATGGCTACCCCCACCATCAACCGCCCGGCAGAAGAAAACTTTTACCGGAAACTAGGCGTTCCTTTGATCAAGGCCATCATTTCGCTCACTTCCTACGCGGAGTGGGAGGAGAGCCTCCAGGGACTCGGCCCTCTCGATGTGGTGATGAGCGTCGCCCTCCCCGAGTTTGACGGGGCACTGATCACCGTTCCCATCGCCACCCGCGAGGAAGAAGAGCGGGATCTCCTTACCGGAGCAACGTTGAGCAAGTACGTCCCCGTAGGGGAGCGGGTAAAAAAGGTAGCCTCTCTGGCCTTGCGCTGGGCAAAGCTCAGGCACATGCCTAACCGGGAGAAAAGGGTGGCCATCATCCTCCACAACTACCCGCCCCGCAACGACCGCATCGGCTGCGCCTTTGGCCTGGACACCCCGGTTAGCGTCCACCGCCTGCTGCTAGCGCTAAAGGAGAGGGGCTACCGCGTTGAAGACCTTCCCCCCGACGGGGCAGCGCTGATGGAGAAGATCCTGTCCGGCCTCACCAACGAGCGGGGTTGGCTCGACCCCAGGGAGCTGGAACGCCGGGCAGCAGCGCGGGTAGAGCAGGAAACTTACGAAAAATGGTTTGCCGCTTTTCCGGCCGGGGCCCAGGGAATGCTGGCAAGAGATTGGGGTGACCCTCCTGGGGAGGTTTTTGCTTACGGAAAGCACCTCCTCGTACCGGGCGTCTTCCTGGGGAACATCTTCATCGGAATCCAGCCCGTGCGCGGCTTTCTCGAAGACCCCTCTCGCATCTACCACAGCCCGGACCTGGCGCCACCCCATCACTACCTTGCCTATTACCGGTGGCTGCGGGACGAATTCAAGGCCGATCTCGTCTTCCACATCGGGAAGCACGGCTCCCTGGAATGGCTTCCTGGCAAAGGGATCGGGCTTTCCCAGGCCTGCTTCCCGGACCTTGTTTTCCCGGATCTGCCTCACGTCTACCCTTATATCATCAACAACCCCGGCGAGGGAACCCAGGCCAAGCGGCGCTCCCACGCCTGCATCATCGACCACCTCATCCCTGTGATGACCAGGGCCGACACTTACGACGAGCTGGCCGAAGTGGAGGCCCTGGTTAAGGATTACCACACCGCCAAGACCCTCGACCCCTCGAAGCTCCCGGTCTTGCGCGGCCTGATCTGGGAGCGGGTGGAGGCTGCCCACCTTGACCACGACCTCGGCATCTCCAAGGAAGAGGCCGGGAAAGACTGGGAGAGCATGCTGGAGCGCCTCCATACCTACCTCTGCGAAGTCAAGGATACCCTGATCCGCGACGGGCTCCATATCCTGGGCCAACCTCCCGAGGGGGACCGGTTCGTGGAGATGCTGCTTGCCCTTACCAGGTTGCCTAACGGACCGGTTCCTTCCCTGCGCGAGCAAGTGGCCGGGTTCTTGGGCCACGACTATGCCGCTCTTTTGGAAAACCCTGGATATTTTTCAAGTGAGCATAACTGCACCTACGGCGAGATCCTGGAAGAGATCGACAGGAAGGGCCGCGCCCTTTTCGAGACCTTCGCCAGGGAAAACTACGCCCGGGAAAAAGCGGTGCATGTCACGAGACAGGTGCTGGGAAAAGAAGACGAGGAGATCGGCCAGATCCTCACCTACCTTGCCGAAACTTTAGTCCCGGCTCTAAGGGCCACGGAGCAGGAGCTTGTCAATTGTCTTGCGGCCTTAGAAGGGGCCTATATCCCGCCCGGGCCCTCCGGGGCGCCGACGCGGGGGATGGCCGGGATCCTCCCGACCGGGCGCAACTTCTACTCAATTGACCCCCAGGCAATCCCCACCCGGGCCGCCTGGCACACGGGACAGGCGCTCGCCAATGCCCTTTTGGAGCGGTACCGGCGGGATGAGGGAAAGTATCCGGAAGGCATCGGAATGGTGATCTGGGCCACCAACACCATGCGGACAGGAGGTGATGATGTTGCCGAGGCCCTCTACCTCATGGGGGTCCGCCCGGTCTGGGAGAAAAGCGGGCGGGTCAAGGGATTAGAAGTAATTCCTCTCGAGGAGCTGGGGCGGCCGCGAATCGATGTCACCATCCGGGCGAGCGGGCTTTTCCGGGACGCCTTCCTCAACATCATCCACCTTTTAGACCAGGCAGCAGAAATGGTTGCTTCCTTAGACGAGCCTGAGGAGTTGAACTTCTTGGCTGCCCACATGCGGGCTGAGGTGAAAGAAAAAGTGAGCGATGGGATGGAACCGGAACGCGCCCGGAGAGAGGCTCTCTGGCGGGTCTTTAGCGACCGCCCGGGGTGCTACGGAGCAGGTGTGAGCAACCTCGTCACTGCAAAAAACTGGAAGGACGAAAAGGACTTTGCTGAGGTCTACATCACCTGGGGAGGCTACGCCTACAGCAGGCAGGTCTATGGTGAAGACGCCCGGGAACCATTCCGCCGGCGCCTGGCGACTTTAGAGGCAACTGTGAAGAACGAAGATACCCGGGAGATCGACATTTTTGACAGCGATGATTTTTACTCTTACCACGGGGGAATGGTGGCAGCGGTGAAGGCTGTGAGGGGCTCTTTGCCGGCCTCTTTCAGCGGCGACAGTTCCGACCCGGCGCGGGTGCGGGTCCGCACTCTCGGGGAGGAAGCCAGGTTCATCTTCCGGGGCAGGGTTCTCAACCCCAAGTGGATCGAGAGCATGAAGAGACACGGCTACAAAGGGGCGGGAGACCTCTCCCACCTGGTGGAGGTGGCCTTTGGGTGGGACGCCACAGCCGAAGTCCTGGAGGGCTGGATGTACGAGGAGCTGGCGCGCAAATATGTCCTCGACCCCGCCATGCAGCACTGGTTTAAAGAGGTCAATCCCTGGGCACTGCAGAACATCACTGAACACCTGCTGGAGGCAGTTGAGCGGGGAATGTGGCAGGCGGGCCGGGAGATGGCGGAGGCCCTGAGGGACATCTACCTGGACATAGAAGCAGAACTAGAGGCCCGAACCGAAATTTAGGGGCCGCCGGAGCTTGGAAAACAGTGGGAGAAGAGATCAAGTGCCTGATCCTGCTGGTGACCCGCGACTGCAACCTGCGCTGCCGCTACTGCTACGCCCTGGGGGGTGAAAAGAAAGACTACATGACTTGGGAGACGGCAAGGCGCGCCGTGGACTACGTCGCCGCAAGAAGCCGGTCTTTCAAGATCCAGTTTACAGGCGGCGAACCCTTGTTGAACTTTCCCCTGGTCAAGAAGATAATCGCCTACCTTGAAAACCACCCGGGATCTGTTACCTTTCAACTCCAGACGAACGGGACCCTGATCGACCGGGCGCGGGCGCGGGAATTAAAAATGCTGAGGATCGGCCTGGGGGTAAGCCTCGACGGGCCTCCGGAGGTGAACGATAGCTTGCGCCCTTTCCCCGGGGGCAGGGGTTCCGCCACCGCTGTGATCCGGGGCCTTCAGAGCCTTGCCGCAGAAGGAGTCAGGGTGGGTGTGACAACTGTTTTGACCGATGAAAGCACCCGTTCGCTGCCGCGCCTGATGGAACTCGCCTCTTACCTGGGCAATATCCACGGAGTTTCCCTCGATCTTTTGCGCCCCCTGGGTAGGGGAGCTGATCCCGGGGTGAGGGCACCTGATCTGGACCTGCTCGAAAGCCGGGTGCAGGCAGCTCTTTACCGGGCGGAGGAACTGGCGCAGCTGGGAGGCCCCCGCGTCAGGTTTCGCGAGGCTGAAAGGCTGCGCCACCAGCTGCTGCAGGGGGCGACGAAGGATCATTACTGCTATGCAACAACAGGTCAGAGTATGGCAGTAATGCCCGACGGCTCTGTGTACCCCTGTGCCTCCCTCAGCGATCTGCAAGAGTTTTTCCTGGGGAACATTGAAGACTCCAACTTTTCCCTGACCAGGGCCCTGGAGACAAAGAAGTGGTTCAGGCAAAGGAGGAAGCCGCCCGCAGGGTGCAAGGGCTGCCCCCAAAGCGGGTTCTGCGGTGGAGGCTGCCTGGCGCGGGCCTACGCCCACAAAGGCCGGGTGGATCGCCCCTTTGAGGGAGACTGCCGCTTGAAGAAAATCTTTTGGGAGTGGGTAAGGCGGGCTGATAAAAATTTCGAAAGGATGGGAGGATTTTCGGCGAGGACGACGAAAAGCTAATATTGGTATTTTGCAAAACTGAATAGTGCGGAACAGGTGACCCCGGGAGCGGCACTTCCGGGGGAGAGGGAAGCCGGTGCGAATCCGGCGCGGTCCCGCCACTGTGTGGGGGATTCGCCTTGCAAGATGCCACTGTCCAGCACTCAATGAAGAGTGATTACGAATGAGCTGGTTTCGGTTCAATGTTGATACCCCGGCTCTAGATTAATTTAAAGTCGCAAATTGAGTGCTGGATGGGAAGGCGCAAGGTCGGAGATGAACCCGAGCCAGGAAACCTGCCTGTTCAACGGACACTGTTGATCTACGCGTGATAGGGAGGTGTCTCTTGTGCTCGGTGTTTGTGCTCGAGCGAGAGACGCCCCGGTTCGCGTAGGACCGGGGCTTTTAAGTTGTCGATAAGAGGACAGAGCAGACGAAGAAAAGCATGAGGGGAGGCAGGTCATTTTGCGCGCGAAGAGAAAAGCTGTTAAGGTTTTCGGGGTTCTATTCGTCATCATGGCAGTGCTGGTTTTTGCAAGTTTCCCTTTTGCAAGCGCCAGCGCCAACACTCCCGAGTTGAACGTTCTGGCCGACAAGGCCGCCAATTTCCTCTACAACGAGTTCGTTAAGAACGGGGCCAAAAACGGTGACAATTGCGTGGGCTCCTACGCCGCCTATGTCCTCAAGGAGGCTGGCGTGGACATAAGCACCTGGGTGCGCGAAGGGCACTCTCTCAGAGACGCTGTCATCGAATTCATCTACAACGACCTTAAAAACTCCTCTGCTTCGGCGAAGCTGCTTGCCCAGGACTTCCTT encodes the following:
- a CDS encoding ABC transporter substrate-binding protein; this translates as MFRQQKKFFLACILVSSLVLLAGCSKGKTETATGAVELRYATGFKIEHLAGGCKQVTDGEGRKLLLVPRGQRPPSGYGSLPVVYTPVERVVVGSTTQAALLRPLGELGSITGVTTEKEHWYLEAVKEGLEQGRIQLVGSGMGPLDYDRVVALRPDLVLIYTGTPGSPETLRKLEELKVPVAVENSHLEQHPLGRMEWVKFLAAFYGKEEAAAEFFEAAAKRTEEITGEAVKARAKPKVLWGSIYQGKVYVPAGASYAARMIEMAGGDYLFKDLAGAGSSTVTLEEFYARGKSADVYISSTMPNYGITSIAKIVEQAKVLADLPPVKEGKVWCFQPWYYQAQDKTDEMIADLAAIFHPELFPEVKIKHHLQLPTSS
- a CDS encoding iron ABC transporter permease — translated: MDATQRRTARLSLKIFLFLLFGCLLLLFFILNIALGSVHIPLGEVCKALLHREVDQVYQSVVWEIRFPRALAAVFGGAALATSGLLLQIFFRNPIVDPYVLGVSSGATLVVALLMLTGLALGAGAAPPFLLSTAALAGAAGVVGLVVTVASRVKNVVTLLVIGLMFGYLCSAGSSVLLAFAEKEKVHGFVLWTLGSFSGFCWDETAVLVMGGVLLLGGSYFLCKPLNALLLGEDYAQSMGVNIKMLRILIVIFSSGLAALVTAFAGPVAFIGLAGPHLARLTLGTSDNKLLIPATVLLGGLVATMCDLAARLVFSPVELPVSAVTSIFGAPLVVGLLLRRRTSL
- a CDS encoding ABC transporter ATP-binding protein, whose protein sequence is MNVVIKTSKLAVGYGSRMVVEGINLKALKGQLICLLGPNGSGKSTILRCLAGLLAPLEGAVYLKGQSLSCLESKSLAKTLAVVLTERPSPGLVTVFDLAAMGRYPYTNFFGHFSGEDKEKTWEALRLVNAHDLAERYFGELSDGEKQKVLLARALVQDPEVIVLDEPTTHLDVKHRLEVMAILRQLTREKGITVLLSLHEIDLALKYCEMALLVKEGRILAWGPPEEVLSDEVVARLYDMESARFSHCLGGIELKNGGGAAVYVLAGAGSGASLYRLLNKHGFSVVTGVIHENDIDCHVARALGATVLGEMPFEEISASSLEQAVYFGRQAASVIDAGYPVGSLNRRNVELARKLLAQGKVIYCLRSREEAEMLYGAGAARLVFCPTPVALVEMLNRREANE
- a CDS encoding adenosylcobinamide amidohydrolase produces the protein MSERGGKRMLIHEMRSGEKVFLRDGTIIVRFPGPRRVVSTARINGGYREDLEAVFNYHIPADCKAEELPGGSAEGYLGYLTEKLGLPRDRTAGLLTAARMENAAIRALSFRELEVTAIVTAGVDVNGGRAGDPARHYELDGRWTYLGGTINILLFVDGNLPPHTLVRALVTATEAKAAALQELMAPSRYSRGIATGSGTDQIIAVSNAESPHLFTCAGKHSKLGELIGKVVKEATREALEKETGLSPKRQRNFLARLERYGIGPEDFWREAQETGLAFEKDRYFEQLHQLAGDARLVALVASLLHLLDEHEWGLLPAGVVIEEGGKYLRSSLPWAFPSGQEKDPVAFLLAAFVSGVNKLIKNSGAAAPE
- a CDS encoding flavin reductase family protein, with translation MKTALRQLPWPATLIGSCHEGRHNLMTASWVSQVSFKPLLVMVSIAPERFTYELVSASGEFVVSILAADQAEIAQFCGSRSGRDVDKVKALGLKTLPGKAVKVPLLADCLANLECRVAATHPAGDHAIFIGEVVGGEVQRPEAEPLVVRDWKWGRYVKAEA
- the cobN gene encoding cobaltochelatase subunit CobN; protein product: MSLKVLFCTAIEGELVTLSRAVRSLISEHGPMVEVIARSRREIQSAEKIEELLEIVPRCHLILLHLMGGPDSLPGFNLLTGVAREKNISLAVLPSTGDNVSELLALSSLPAEEYRLVCSYVSYGGEANFRNLLLWAANRFLSKAPPVEEPKPLPWEGLYHPDFREESALAAHLEEKIKEKKRPVIGILFYQSYWVAGNTSFVDELIREIEDQGGIALPVFLYATRNDELGCRGIEWALANYFTRDGQPLVDAVVTTLMFSQTMATPTINRPAEENFYRKLGVPLIKAIISLTSYAEWEESLQGLGPLDVVMSVALPEFDGALITVPIATREEEERDLLTGATLSKYVPVGERVKKVASLALRWAKLRHMPNREKRVAIILHNYPPRNDRIGCAFGLDTPVSVHRLLLALKERGYRVEDLPPDGAALMEKILSGLTNERGWLDPRELERRAAARVEQETYEKWFAAFPAGAQGMLARDWGDPPGEVFAYGKHLLVPGVFLGNIFIGIQPVRGFLEDPSRIYHSPDLAPPHHYLAYYRWLRDEFKADLVFHIGKHGSLEWLPGKGIGLSQACFPDLVFPDLPHVYPYIINNPGEGTQAKRRSHACIIDHLIPVMTRADTYDELAEVEALVKDYHTAKTLDPSKLPVLRGLIWERVEAAHLDHDLGISKEEAGKDWESMLERLHTYLCEVKDTLIRDGLHILGQPPEGDRFVEMLLALTRLPNGPVPSLREQVAGFLGHDYAALLENPGYFSSEHNCTYGEILEEIDRKGRALFETFARENYAREKAVHVTRQVLGKEDEEIGQILTYLAETLVPALRATEQELVNCLAALEGAYIPPGPSGAPTRGMAGILPTGRNFYSIDPQAIPTRAAWHTGQALANALLERYRRDEGKYPEGIGMVIWATNTMRTGGDDVAEALYLMGVRPVWEKSGRVKGLEVIPLEELGRPRIDVTIRASGLFRDAFLNIIHLLDQAAEMVASLDEPEELNFLAAHMRAEVKEKVSDGMEPERARREALWRVFSDRPGCYGAGVSNLVTAKNWKDEKDFAEVYITWGGYAYSRQVYGEDAREPFRRRLATLEATVKNEDTREIDIFDSDDFYSYHGGMVAAVKAVRGSLPASFSGDSSDPARVRVRTLGEEARFIFRGRVLNPKWIESMKRHGYKGAGDLSHLVEVAFGWDATAEVLEGWMYEELARKYVLDPAMQHWFKEVNPWALQNITEHLLEAVERGMWQAGREMAEALRDIYLDIEAELEARTEI
- a CDS encoding radical SAM protein; this encodes MGEEIKCLILLVTRDCNLRCRYCYALGGEKKDYMTWETARRAVDYVAARSRSFKIQFTGGEPLLNFPLVKKIIAYLENHPGSVTFQLQTNGTLIDRARARELKMLRIGLGVSLDGPPEVNDSLRPFPGGRGSATAVIRGLQSLAAEGVRVGVTTVLTDESTRSLPRLMELASYLGNIHGVSLDLLRPLGRGADPGVRAPDLDLLESRVQAALYRAEELAQLGGPRVRFREAERLRHQLLQGATKDHYCYATTGQSMAVMPDGSVYPCASLSDLQEFFLGNIEDSNFSLTRALETKKWFRQRRKPPAGCKGCPQSGFCGGGCLARAYAHKGRVDRPFEGDCRLKKIFWEWVRRADKNFERMGGFSARTTKS